TAACACATAAGTATCGATGAAATACACCAAATAGTGCATTTCATCGATAATATTAACCGATTAACGTAAAATTAGTCCTTTCAGCGAGTGGCAACTGTAATTTTAGATTGCCATAGCATAAGTAGGTTAAGTTTATGGTAAGATTTGGGGAAAAAGGTGGAGTCTAACTCCGCCTTTTTTATTTAAATACTTTTCCTATCCCACAACAATATATCTCGGTCATCTAAAGTGCCGCTACTCCTAATATTACCTTTCAACTTTTATAATCGAATGTTCATCTAATACTTTCGTGAACAACGGCATACTTAACATACCTTTAGAGAACCATAGCATAAGTAGGTTAAGTTCATGGTAAGATTTGGGGAAAAAAGGTGGGGTCTAACTCCACCTTTTTATTTTTACACTTTTTTTACCTCAAAAAAATGCAAGAAACACTTCTAAAAAGTTAAAAAGCGCATTTCAACTTAGATTAACGGCGTTCATCTAAAAATTTCTTTAAAATATACTATCTAAACCTACTTTTGTAGGACCATAGCATAAGTAGGTTAAGTTCATGGTAAGATTTGGGGGAAAAAGGCGGAATAATATTCCGCCTTTTTCATTTCTGATACTCAGCACTTTACCCCATAAAATAGCATTTAATCGATTCTTTTTCACAAAATTTATAGCTTCTACCCTATAAAATATCAATATATCTTTTGATATTTCTCACAATACCAGTAACTTAGCATTGCCATAGCATAAGTAGGTTAAGTTTATGGTAAGATTTGGGATGAAAAGGATGGAGACTTCTCCATCCTTTTCTGTTTTTATAAACCAAAAAACCCAGCAGAATTAACTAGTGGGCTTTGTACTAAGAAAAAAATTCTTATTTTCTACTACTTGTTTGCTGCATATAATTCAGAAACCTTATTCCAATTAATAACATTAAAAAATGCATTAATATAGTCAGGTCTTCTATTCTGATAGTTTAAATAGTAAGCATGTTCCCATACATCTAATCCTAAAACTGGAAAACCACCACAACCTACACCAGGCATTAATGGGTTATCTTGATTTGGAGTAGAACAAATTTCTACCTTACCACCTTTATGCACACATAACCAAGCCCAACCAGATCCAAATCTAGTTGCTGCCGCTTTAGAAAAAGCATCTTTAAAAGCTTCTAATGAACCATAAGCTGCATCTATAGCAGTAGCTAATTCTCCTGTTGGCTTACCACCACCATCTGGAGACATTACTTCCCAAAAAAGAGAATGATTATAAAAACCACCACCATTATTTCTTACAGCTGCATTACTCATGTCTAAAGTATCAAGAATAGTTTCAATAGATTTGCTCTCTAAATCTGTTCCTGCAATTGCATTATTTAAATTCGTTGTATATCCATTGTGATGTTTCGTATGGTGAATTTCCATAGTTCTAGCATCAATATTTGGTTCTAGTGCATCATATGCATATGGTAATTTTGGTAAATCAAAGGCCATAATATATTTGTATTTAAGTTAATAAAATGTTGTCTAACAAAGTTAAGGTTTTAAGAAACTAATTCCACTAATAATTTGTTAAGAACTGTATAAGTTTGCGTAATTTGCAAGTAAAAACTAGGTGGAAAACACATCATATAATATATATAATGCCTCAGCAGGGTCTGGAAAGACATACACCCTTACAAAATCATACCTAAAAATTATACTCTCCAGTGCAACATCTGCCAATTACAGAGAGATTCTAGCCATCACATTTACCAATAAAGCGGTAGCTGAGATGAAAGAGCGTATTATTGATAGTTTATACGATTTTGGAAAAGTTAAGACCGCAGACCATGCACCTTCAATGTTTTTAGATCTTGTAAAAGAACTACATATAGATGTTGAAACTTTACAAAAAAGAGCTAAAACAAGACTAAAAGAAATTCTTCACAACTATGCCTTTTTTGATGTTTCTACTATAGACAAATTTACCCACCGTTTGATACGGACTTTTGCCAAAGATTTAAAACTACCTCAGAACTTTGAGGTAATCCTAGATACAAACTTACTTTTAAGCGAAGCGGTAGACCGTTTAGTAAATAAAGCGGGTGTTGAGCCTGAACTTACCAAAGTATTAATTGCATTTGCATTAGAAAAAGCGAATGAAGACAAAAGCTGGGACATATCTAGAGATATTTTTGACATGGGAAGGGAACTTCTTTTTAAGGAAAAGTATGAAGATGCCCTTGAAGCAATTGAACAAAAAAATATTGGTGATTTTGATGCTCTAAAAAAACTATTAAAAACAAAAATTAAAAAAGCAGAAGACGACATACAGCTTGCAGGAAAAACCAATTTGCAACTAATGACCGATAATGGTTTAGAGCTAAAGGATTTTAAAAGTTCCTATTTTTCAAAATTCATGATAGATGTAGCTGAACTAAAACCCACCATAAATTTTAATGCCGCTTGGAAACAAGATTTTGAAAACACAGCTTTATACACCAAAACATTAGCCGAAGATAAGAAAGCAACCATTGACAACTTACACCAAACGTTTAACAAACACTTTCAGGTTATAAAAACTAGTTTCTTTGAACTTGCTTTTCTTAAAAATGCCTATAAAAATATTGTACCGCTAACCGTACTTAACGCTTTACAGAAAGAATTAAAAAACCTAGAATTAGAACGTGATGAAATTCCGTTAGCTACATTCAACAGTATTATTTCTAAAGAAATAAAAAACCAACCCGTTCCTTTTATCTATGAACGCCTAGGTGAAAAATACCGTCATTATTTTATTGATGAATTTCAGGATACCTCTGAGCTGCAATGGAGCAATCTAATTCCTTTGATTGGAAATGCCTTAGAAAGTCAGGATGAAAAAGGCAACAACGGCTCCTTATTATTGGTTGGTGATGCCAAGCAAGCCATCTATCGCTGGAGAGGCGGTAAAGCAGAACAGTTTTTAAATTTAGTACATCAAACCAAAAATCCGTTTGTGAATTTTCCTAATGTAGAAAATTTGCCTGCCAACTATAGAAGCTACCACGAGGTCATTAATTTTAACAATAGTTTCTTTTCTACGATTAGTGCCAATATCACTAACACTGTTTACAAAGAACTTTATGAAGAAGGCAATAAGCAGAAGGTAAATAATAAAGAAGGTGGCTTCATTCAGATTTCATTTATAGCAGAGGAAGATAAAAACGAAGATGAATTGTATTGTAACGAAGTGCTACAAACCATTACAACCCTCTCTGAAAAAAAATATCCCCTTAAAGATATCTGTATTTTAGTTCGTGATAAAAAACACGGAATACTACTGGCAGATTTTTTAAGCACAAATAAAATACCAATAATTTCTTCTGAAACATTACTACTTAAAAACAATCCCAAAGTTAACTTCCTAGCTAATCTTCTAAAATTTAGCGTAGATAGCGAAGATTTTGAAGCTGCCTATGCACTATTGTTCTATTTAGGAGAGCAGACGGGACAACCAAAACATGCATACATCTCAGAAAATCTCAATCAGCTAGAGCGTCATCTTTCTAATCAATATAATTTTGAAATAAATACCTTAAAACAATCTAGCGTCTATGACGGCTTTGAACAAGCGGTTAAACATTTTAATTTAGTCGATGAATCAGACGCCTATATTACCTATTTCTTAGATGAAGTTTTAGATGTAGAGTACAAACAAGGGGCTAGCGCCACCTTATTTTTAGATTATTGGGAAAAGAAGCAAGATATGCTGAGTATCAGCGCCCCATTAGAAATGGATGCGGTACAAATCATGACTGTTCACAAATCTAAAGGATTAGAATTTGAAGTGGTTTTATTCCCGTACGCCAATAGTCATATATATAAGGAGATAAAACCAAAAACTTGGTTGCCCGTAGCAGCCGAAGAATTTAATGGCTTTACAGATGTATTGATTAATAAGAATAAAGAAATTGTAAATTATAGCGAAACCGCTGAAAGTATTTACAATGAAGAACATGAAAAACTGGAGTTAGATGCTTTTAATGTATTGTATGTTGCGTTAACCAGAGCTGTAAAATGTTTATTTATTTTTACCAAAAAAGAATACGAAGGAAAAACAGAAAACCCTAAAACAGATTATTATTCTGGACTATTCATTAGTTATTTAAAACAACGTGGAGTTTGGCAAGACCTACAACTGCATTATCAATTTGGACAACTAGATGAAAACAAGATAAGCAATGAGGTACTTCATGAGCAAGAAGAAATTAAATTTCAATACTCCTTTAAAGAACGTACAAGCTTTAAAATTGTCACCACATCTGGAATGTTATGGGATACTACTGCAGAAGCTGCACTTTCAAAAGGAAATACCATTCATAAAATATTGAGTTTAATAGAAACTGTTGATGATATTACGCCATGTTTTGAAATGCTGGTTAAAAAAGGATCATTAAGCACAGAAGAAGTTCCTTTGTTAGAATTAAAAGTAAGAGCTATTATAGAACATAGAGATTTAAAAGAATTCTACACCAAAGATGCTATCGTTAAAAATGAAACTGATATAATCACAAAAAATGGCATAATTTTGCGCCCAGATCGCTTGGTAATTAAAGAAAACAAAGCCACCATAATAGATTATAAAACGGGTGCTAGAAACATTTCTTATAAAGACCAAATAGATACTTATGCTTATGCCATTGAAGAAATGGGATATCAAATTAATAAAAAAATTATCATTTATATAAATGAAGAAATAATTCCTGAATTTATTTAAAATTAAAACATGTACGGAAACATTAAAAATTACTTGACAGAAGAACTAGAAAACATTAAAGAATCTGGTTTATTTAAGAAAGAAAGAATAATTACCTCACCTCAAGATGCAGTGATCACAATAAGCACGGGAGAAGAAGTGATTAACTTTTGTGCCAACAACTATCTAGGTTTATCATCACACCCAGAAGTAGTGCAAGCCGCAAAAGACACACTAGACAGCCATGGTTTTGGAATGTCATCAGTACGTTTCATTTGTGGAACTCAAGATATACACAAAACCCTAGAACATACAATAGCAGATTTTTATGAAACTG
This genomic stretch from Cellulophaga algicola DSM 14237 harbors:
- a CDS encoding superoxide dismutase; this encodes MAFDLPKLPYAYDALEPNIDARTMEIHHTKHHNGYTTNLNNAIAGTDLESKSIETILDTLDMSNAAVRNNGGGFYNHSLFWEVMSPDGGGKPTGELATAIDAAYGSLEAFKDAFSKAAATRFGSGWAWLCVHKGGKVEICSTPNQDNPLMPGVGCGGFPVLGLDVWEHAYYLNYQNRRPDYINAFFNVINWNKVSELYAANK
- a CDS encoding UvrD-helicase domain-containing protein, whose product is MENTSYNIYNASAGSGKTYTLTKSYLKIILSSATSANYREILAITFTNKAVAEMKERIIDSLYDFGKVKTADHAPSMFLDLVKELHIDVETLQKRAKTRLKEILHNYAFFDVSTIDKFTHRLIRTFAKDLKLPQNFEVILDTNLLLSEAVDRLVNKAGVEPELTKVLIAFALEKANEDKSWDISRDIFDMGRELLFKEKYEDALEAIEQKNIGDFDALKKLLKTKIKKAEDDIQLAGKTNLQLMTDNGLELKDFKSSYFSKFMIDVAELKPTINFNAAWKQDFENTALYTKTLAEDKKATIDNLHQTFNKHFQVIKTSFFELAFLKNAYKNIVPLTVLNALQKELKNLELERDEIPLATFNSIISKEIKNQPVPFIYERLGEKYRHYFIDEFQDTSELQWSNLIPLIGNALESQDEKGNNGSLLLVGDAKQAIYRWRGGKAEQFLNLVHQTKNPFVNFPNVENLPANYRSYHEVINFNNSFFSTISANITNTVYKELYEEGNKQKVNNKEGGFIQISFIAEEDKNEDELYCNEVLQTITTLSEKKYPLKDICILVRDKKHGILLADFLSTNKIPIISSETLLLKNNPKVNFLANLLKFSVDSEDFEAAYALLFYLGEQTGQPKHAYISENLNQLERHLSNQYNFEINTLKQSSVYDGFEQAVKHFNLVDESDAYITYFLDEVLDVEYKQGASATLFLDYWEKKQDMLSISAPLEMDAVQIMTVHKSKGLEFEVVLFPYANSHIYKEIKPKTWLPVAAEEFNGFTDVLINKNKEIVNYSETAESIYNEEHEKLELDAFNVLYVALTRAVKCLFIFTKKEYEGKTENPKTDYYSGLFISYLKQRGVWQDLQLHYQFGQLDENKISNEVLHEQEEIKFQYSFKERTSFKIVTTSGMLWDTTAEAALSKGNTIHKILSLIETVDDITPCFEMLVKKGSLSTEEVPLLELKVRAIIEHRDLKEFYTKDAIVKNETDIITKNGIILRPDRLVIKENKATIIDYKTGARNISYKDQIDTYAYAIEEMGYQINKKIIIYINEEIIPEFI